One region of Pseudoalteromonas galatheae genomic DNA includes:
- a CDS encoding tail fiber assembly protein, with product MENELFTQKQWNEIRDIRNRLLVETDWTQVSDSPLSESKRAEFNDYRAQLRNLPNQSESPDQVVWPAKPEL from the coding sequence ATGGAAAATGAACTATTTACACAAAAGCAATGGAATGAAATTAGGGATATTCGAAATCGACTACTCGTTGAAACAGATTGGACACAAGTATCAGATTCTCCACTTAGTGAAAGTAAACGTGCAGAGTTCAACGATTATCGAGCACAATTAAGAAATTTGCCTAACCAGTCTGAATCTCCGGATCAGGTCGTTTGGCCGGCAAAACCTGAACTCTAA
- a CDS encoding phage baseplate assembly protein V produces MIANQHFSDLAMSDLQQRLTKLISLGTVHEVDYETATVKVKMGDWITAKLPWLTAQAAHDMTWQAPEVGEQVMVLSPCGDTSQGVVLGSLYSNSQPHHHQDHVLGAGEAYEQVSDREGVSRTKYKDGAMVEYDREQHIYHLYVPNTSGNEVAQIKVHSARDIHIECGNDATVIVGNDANVQVANNLTAQIGNDAVVNADNNISVAAANELSLEGSNITMSSTSGNIEIAASATLKLNGANISAQE; encoded by the coding sequence GTGATAGCCAATCAACATTTTTCAGACTTAGCCATGTCCGACTTACAGCAGCGTCTTACTAAGCTAATTAGCCTAGGAACGGTGCATGAAGTGGACTACGAAACGGCGACCGTCAAGGTCAAAATGGGTGATTGGATCACGGCAAAGTTACCTTGGCTAACGGCGCAAGCTGCTCATGATATGACTTGGCAAGCACCTGAAGTTGGTGAGCAAGTGATGGTGTTATCTCCCTGTGGAGATACTTCCCAGGGAGTGGTACTTGGCAGCTTGTATTCCAACTCGCAACCACATCATCATCAAGATCATGTTCTTGGTGCTGGTGAGGCATATGAGCAGGTGTCAGACAGGGAAGGGGTGAGTCGCACTAAGTATAAGGATGGTGCGATGGTGGAATACGACCGAGAGCAACACATTTACCATTTGTATGTGCCTAACACCAGTGGCAATGAGGTAGCGCAAATTAAAGTGCACTCGGCGCGCGATATCCACATTGAGTGTGGTAACGATGCCACTGTGATCGTTGGCAATGATGCTAACGTGCAAGTTGCAAACAATCTAACAGCGCAAATTGGTAATGATGCAGTGGTAAATGCTGATAACAATATCAGTGTGGCGGCAGCGAATGAGTTATCGCTTGAAGGGAGTAACATAACAATGAGCTCAACCTCAGGCAATATTGAAATTGCGGCCAGCGCGACGCTGAAATTAAACGGCGCAAACATCAGTGCACAGGAGTGA
- a CDS encoding phage tail protein I gives MTKLLPHNASTLEQWLAELQAKPRTIRAGLLAALKIDQRSDDELVEIARYLSLTEADCLDLRSALKRLSSNKLLPIINSQVFFPRDALERLAINVGLSGLSLKDDEARTQLRDACVLNDTRLLLTSLWQPELCPEPLLPFLAWNYSVDEWDEHWPVAIKRQVITDAFTVHQCKGTPFALQKALDSLNIETEIKEWWQQTDGLPGTVQIWALINQNLDDRQQGLLTSQMLKRIRRVVNAVKRGAIHVDLQLGIALKEQIGAAGLGKAPLGLSNTQVLGLGVKPKQGKAALGACGHINHYGYQMLNTEGTGVLPNETQVSLGVLAVAKQLNAQMHTGQGLGVHPDELMQGVVLASGMHRLQYQHYHLQGAT, from the coding sequence ATGACTAAGCTTTTACCTCATAATGCGTCAACGTTGGAGCAGTGGTTAGCAGAGCTGCAAGCCAAGCCTCGAACTATCCGAGCAGGCTTATTAGCGGCCTTAAAAATTGATCAGCGCAGCGATGATGAGCTAGTGGAAATTGCGCGTTATCTCTCGTTGACGGAGGCCGATTGTCTTGATTTACGCAGCGCACTTAAACGCTTATCAAGTAATAAGCTGCTGCCAATTATTAACTCTCAAGTGTTTTTCCCAAGAGATGCACTTGAGCGGCTAGCGATAAATGTCGGACTAAGTGGGCTCTCCCTCAAGGATGATGAAGCACGAACCCAATTGCGTGATGCCTGTGTACTGAACGACACACGGCTGCTCTTAACGAGTCTTTGGCAACCCGAGCTTTGCCCTGAGCCTTTATTGCCTTTTTTGGCGTGGAACTACTCAGTGGATGAGTGGGATGAGCATTGGCCCGTGGCGATTAAACGCCAAGTCATTACTGATGCGTTCACGGTTCATCAGTGCAAGGGAACCCCATTTGCGCTGCAAAAAGCGCTCGATAGTCTCAATATTGAAACCGAGATCAAGGAATGGTGGCAGCAGACAGATGGTTTGCCTGGCACTGTGCAGATCTGGGCGCTTATTAATCAGAATTTGGACGACCGACAACAAGGATTGTTGACCTCCCAGATGCTCAAACGTATTCGCCGTGTGGTAAACGCAGTGAAACGCGGTGCTATCCATGTTGATTTACAATTGGGTATTGCGCTTAAAGAGCAAATTGGTGCTGCAGGTCTTGGTAAAGCGCCTTTGGGTTTGAGCAATACCCAAGTGTTGGGGTTAGGGGTAAAACCTAAGCAAGGCAAAGCCGCATTAGGGGCATGTGGCCATATAAATCACTATGGCTATCAAATGCTAAATACCGAAGGCACAGGCGTTTTACCAAATGAAACGCAGGTAAGTTTAGGTGTGCTTGCGGTTGCAAAACAGCTGAATGCACAAATGCATACCGGCCAAGGATTGGGCGTTCACCCTGATGAGTTAATGCAAGGAGTGGTACTCGCCAGTGGTATGCACCGACTTCAATATCAACATTATCATTTACAAGGAGCGACTTAA
- a CDS encoding coiled-coil domain-containing protein — MTIESQLAQLQQAATEQTEASVQLANNITEGLQEIDQVKQDIAQTYQTVNQNNQALNDWQTQSGSVNLKDLNGNSHTLPTLKSLIADAQSINPHPHVMTKAQFDALRDMRKQQYAGSGFIEWGKHNYHSNNVKVNEGIWQYVAPSAKNKLIMGEAASNRIAGISNTIYPVVNIDGVTHHVSKVAHTSTQSILKFPFAPDGTKTYDSASGTVTQHNNAEAAFAAETETNKVITSRKDLVFLESWHEKIADKDVVYPLGNVQYGANNYKGIALRNNLVAQGYSAFGEWDTGTKGYGVKWSSLTEPQKAIFLGEPEHNIYYDPEAKAYIQVRYRVRVVEGMGTIWSYEGRSITPQIESFLGYLGEGNRALSRIQTRGKLDDVIDWGTVSSGEYVNGYVSKNSQYEIFNDRDSSQWVPRYNQNRECAYNNLCFAIPIALVQRLNQGAYHPSFNPMGCGNFTRPDGNGITRWYRPKFSNVEPTSTVECFTLDYGNPDHMAGAPARGSWKSFGSIVGGSVNSGRPDQYKYHDAIYAGQVEDLRLSAKKLNVNVLRENEMYKAIAGKFRGKGKTLFTKFKALHKGYYRGSNPQNAVFRKGADGSAIDFYGNDFPKNTPVMVWQPATGTTLYGRISTSNSHMMLASGSHNLESGKHIHPLERVGLNQSDICYFAEVSMLPAEFDSLSWIDIVGSPENIAATFPNGVVGQWIPETPDGTSKSYSFNKKLIAPYHRCLTGDFGQTWTSESFTIEYIPNSIRKPHNTEDVALYCYAANASVSEPEANSKIRGNVGGVYASTHSSPREGNKLTSSLTELVGKATLDPAQEFAGEIKGYRLVEGKLNASYKYQPKHDEINIPAQENQSPLVKALYSVTEKNGLLYLQFHGAELKHNGTDWGDDQTIPIIDGENTKTDLNGNTVKVFCHHTLFPIGIAHNG, encoded by the coding sequence ATGACCATAGAATCACAACTTGCTCAGTTGCAACAAGCTGCAACAGAGCAAACCGAAGCAAGTGTTCAACTTGCCAATAATATCACCGAAGGCTTACAGGAAATTGATCAAGTTAAGCAAGATATTGCCCAAACCTATCAAACGGTTAATCAGAACAATCAAGCGCTGAATGATTGGCAAACTCAGTCTGGCAGCGTCAACCTCAAAGATTTAAACGGCAACAGCCATACATTGCCAACACTTAAATCACTGATTGCAGATGCGCAAAGCATTAACCCGCATCCCCATGTAATGACCAAAGCCCAGTTTGATGCACTACGCGACATGCGTAAACAGCAGTATGCGGGGTCAGGGTTTATTGAGTGGGGTAAGCATAATTACCATTCAAACAATGTAAAAGTGAATGAAGGAATTTGGCAGTATGTGGCGCCCTCAGCAAAAAATAAGCTGATTATGGGTGAAGCTGCATCAAATAGAATTGCAGGCATCTCTAACACAATATATCCGGTTGTGAATATCGACGGGGTTACACATCATGTGTCTAAAGTCGCGCACACTAGCACTCAATCTATTTTGAAATTTCCCTTTGCACCCGACGGCACCAAAACCTATGACTCAGCGTCTGGCACCGTAACCCAGCATAATAATGCTGAAGCCGCATTTGCAGCAGAAACCGAGACCAATAAGGTTATCACCTCTCGTAAAGACTTAGTATTCCTGGAGTCTTGGCATGAGAAAATTGCTGATAAAGACGTCGTGTATCCACTCGGTAATGTGCAATATGGTGCAAATAACTATAAGGGCATTGCCCTTCGCAATAACCTCGTTGCTCAGGGGTACTCCGCATTTGGTGAATGGGATACTGGTACAAAGGGATATGGCGTTAAATGGTCATCGCTAACGGAGCCGCAAAAGGCTATTTTCCTTGGAGAGCCTGAGCATAATATTTATTACGACCCAGAAGCCAAAGCGTATATTCAGGTTAGGTATCGTGTGAGGGTTGTTGAGGGTATGGGGACTATATGGAGCTACGAAGGGCGAAGTATAACTCCACAAATCGAGAGCTTCCTTGGCTATTTAGGGGAAGGTAACAGAGCTCTTTCGCGTATACAGACTCGAGGGAAATTAGATGATGTTATCGATTGGGGAACGGTTAGTTCGGGAGAATATGTTAATGGTTATGTTAGTAAAAATTCGCAATATGAAATATTCAATGATAGAGACAGTTCTCAATGGGTACCGCGGTACAATCAAAATAGAGAATGTGCTTATAACAATTTATGCTTTGCAATACCGATAGCCCTTGTACAGCGTTTAAACCAAGGGGCATATCATCCTAGTTTCAATCCAATGGGATGTGGTAATTTTACGCGTCCAGATGGTAATGGTATAACGCGTTGGTATAGGCCCAAGTTTTCAAATGTAGAGCCTACGTCTACTGTAGAATGCTTTACGCTGGATTACGGAAATCCAGACCACATGGCTGGCGCGCCAGCTCGAGGCAGCTGGAAATCCTTTGGTTCTATAGTGGGGGGGAGCGTTAATTCAGGCCGGCCTGATCAGTACAAATATCATGACGCCATCTACGCAGGCCAAGTGGAAGATTTGCGTCTCAGTGCTAAGAAGTTGAATGTAAATGTTCTTCGTGAAAATGAAATGTACAAAGCGATTGCTGGTAAATTTCGAGGAAAAGGCAAAACTTTATTTACAAAGTTCAAAGCGCTTCATAAAGGTTACTACAGAGGTTCAAACCCGCAAAATGCAGTCTTTCGGAAAGGAGCAGATGGTTCGGCGATAGATTTTTACGGAAATGATTTTCCAAAAAATACTCCTGTTATGGTTTGGCAACCGGCCACAGGAACAACACTTTATGGCCGTATCTCTACATCTAACTCACATATGATGTTAGCAAGTGGGTCGCATAATCTTGAGAGTGGCAAACATATTCATCCCCTCGAAAGAGTAGGTCTAAATCAATCTGATATTTGTTATTTTGCCGAAGTATCAATGCTACCTGCTGAGTTCGACTCTCTCTCTTGGATTGATATTGTTGGCAGCCCTGAAAATATCGCTGCAACCTTCCCTAATGGTGTGGTTGGACAGTGGATCCCTGAAACTCCGGATGGAACATCAAAGAGCTATTCATTCAACAAAAAATTGATTGCTCCATATCATCGTTGTTTGACTGGAGATTTTGGTCAAACATGGACGTCTGAAAGTTTCACAATTGAGTATATTCCAAATAGTATTCGTAAACCTCATAACACAGAAGACGTCGCACTATATTGTTATGCCGCTAACGCTTCAGTTTCAGAGCCAGAGGCTAATTCTAAAATACGAGGAAATGTTGGGGGGGTATACGCATCAACGCACTCTAGTCCACGAGAAGGTAATAAGTTGACGAGCTCCTTAACAGAGTTAGTAGGAAAAGCAACGCTAGACCCTGCTCAAGAGTTTGCTGGAGAGATTAAAGGCTATAGGTTGGTAGAAGGCAAGCTAAACGCCAGTTATAAATACCAGCCTAAACACGATGAGATCAATATCCCTGCTCAAGAAAACCAATCGCCTCTCGTTAAAGCGCTTTATTCTGTTACAGAAAAAAATGGCTTACTTTACCTTCAATTCCACGGTGCAGAGTTAAAGCATAATGGCACTGACTGGGGCGATGACCAAACGATCCCAATTATCGATGGCGAAAACACCAAAACCGATCTCAATGGCAATACCGTCAAAGTGTTCTGCCATCACACCCTATTCCCAATAGGAATTGCACATAATGGATAA
- a CDS encoding phage tail protein, giving the protein MQSSQFASVVWTTQGLAKLTQALEQGQAFALTHLSAGSAGYIASHLQTQLRQERQKVPILQAEQLTATQVRFSAVFEGEADYPVKELGIWSGSTLVAVYSAGGEVLNHKSKDVAWLEVISLNLAALPSQQVSFETGVLNTNIFMAEELATSVYAHLRQGKSLIQQANQTMQLAMRLRKANIG; this is encoded by the coding sequence ATGCAATCATCACAATTTGCCTCTGTTGTATGGACAACACAGGGGCTTGCCAAATTGACGCAGGCGCTAGAGCAAGGACAAGCTTTTGCGTTGACGCATTTGTCCGCAGGAAGCGCAGGTTATATCGCGTCTCACTTGCAAACGCAGTTACGACAAGAGCGCCAAAAGGTCCCGATATTACAGGCGGAGCAACTCACTGCAACACAAGTGCGTTTTAGTGCAGTGTTTGAGGGGGAAGCTGATTACCCAGTTAAAGAATTAGGAATTTGGTCTGGCAGCACTTTAGTTGCGGTATATAGCGCAGGGGGTGAAGTGCTGAATCATAAAAGCAAAGACGTAGCCTGGTTAGAGGTTATTTCGCTTAACCTAGCAGCGCTGCCTTCACAGCAAGTCAGTTTTGAAACTGGCGTGCTTAACACCAATATTTTTATGGCAGAAGAGCTGGCTACATCTGTTTATGCACATCTTAGACAAGGTAAAAGTCTAATTCAGCAAGCTAACCAAACCATGCAACTGGCGATGCGCCTTCGCAAAGCAAACATAGGATAA
- a CDS encoding phage tail protein — translation MTLLPPNHTLLQRRLQQSVAVSDDIHTGISRLSGFKAEPHDNLLMWLVWEYGLEAILPYSQDLRETLKEGLVWQRLRGTPKSVDIALNWLNFDEAELEVDKPGRHFYRYQLASGKIPGNKALKDIHQLLGLSAPVRAKLSRIYHGYDVRELKLSQSGFGALLSDVSGVPFHDGDNTLCKVSFGRSHQHGVSHNVTNAAAHLSRTHSQRSHYLTTKRLSEYKLSDKEPSQLPVSSARIRLLSQHRVWSTRSWQGEWQQSWTKADAFIGDPLHATTVHWQHRQMMPLSAALATTGRLNVHCSRFQVVLPE, via the coding sequence ATGACGTTATTACCTCCTAATCACACTTTGCTGCAACGGCGATTGCAGCAAAGTGTTGCCGTGAGTGACGATATTCATACGGGTATCTCAAGGTTATCTGGGTTCAAGGCCGAGCCGCACGACAACTTGCTGATGTGGCTCGTTTGGGAGTATGGCTTAGAGGCTATTTTGCCCTACAGCCAAGATCTTCGCGAAACCCTCAAAGAAGGTCTGGTTTGGCAGCGACTTCGTGGTACACCAAAAAGTGTAGACATCGCGCTCAATTGGCTCAACTTTGACGAGGCTGAGCTTGAGGTTGATAAACCCGGACGCCACTTTTATCGCTATCAATTGGCATCTGGCAAAATTCCAGGGAACAAGGCGCTTAAAGATATACATCAGCTGCTTGGACTATCTGCCCCAGTAAGAGCCAAACTCTCACGTATTTATCATGGTTATGATGTGCGTGAACTGAAGTTGTCTCAAAGTGGTTTTGGAGCGCTTCTATCTGATGTTTCTGGCGTACCATTTCATGATGGCGATAACACGCTATGCAAAGTCAGCTTTGGCCGCAGCCATCAGCACGGTGTGAGTCATAACGTGACGAATGCCGCTGCACACCTCAGTAGAACACATAGTCAGCGCAGTCATTACCTCACCACAAAACGCTTGAGTGAATACAAGCTCAGCGACAAAGAGCCTTCACAACTGCCCGTGAGCTCAGCCAGAATTAGGCTGCTTTCACAGCATCGGGTGTGGTCAACACGCTCGTGGCAGGGCGAGTGGCAACAAAGCTGGACTAAAGCCGACGCGTTTATCGGTGATCCGCTTCATGCAACGACTGTACATTGGCAACATCGTCAAATGATGCCGCTCTCAGCTGCGCTCGCGACCACTGGACGGCTTAATGTTCATTGTAGTCGTTTCCAAGTGGTACTCCCAGAATAG
- a CDS encoding DUF4376 domain-containing protein — translation MNTEAENLTADAVEALTLSYTDVQTKIMLRHPQKQIDEALQLAIEQEEAAYREAHAAWQTETTEVQAQIAEAQAHNAANPDELMPLPQLPAEPILDLQARRACYCVEHVEVDLALTTETVESRIEYDDEARVAYHHPATISHTEQQIADTKRERFKSQRAANVASIAVEVDGLVFDGDEQSQQRMVRAILLMTDSDMQRWVLANNTVANVTKAQLTQACLLAAEQQSDLWIESY, via the coding sequence ATGAATACTGAGGCTGAGAACCTCACGGCTGATGCAGTAGAGGCCTTAACGCTGAGCTATACGGACGTGCAAACAAAAATAATGCTGCGTCACCCTCAAAAGCAGATTGACGAAGCGCTACAACTTGCCATTGAGCAAGAAGAAGCAGCATATCGCGAGGCGCATGCCGCGTGGCAGACTGAAACGACAGAAGTGCAAGCACAGATAGCAGAGGCGCAAGCGCATAATGCCGCTAATCCAGATGAACTAATGCCTTTGCCGCAGCTACCAGCGGAGCCTATACTGGACTTGCAAGCGAGAAGAGCTTGTTATTGTGTTGAGCATGTGGAGGTGGATTTAGCATTAACCACTGAAACTGTTGAATCGCGCATAGAGTACGACGATGAAGCGCGAGTGGCTTATCACCATCCAGCGACCATTTCGCATACTGAACAACAAATTGCAGACACCAAACGTGAGCGCTTTAAAAGTCAGCGTGCAGCGAATGTGGCGTCAATCGCCGTTGAGGTTGACGGTCTGGTGTTTGATGGTGATGAACAAAGTCAGCAACGTATGGTTCGAGCCATACTGCTGATGACAGACAGTGACATGCAGCGTTGGGTACTTGCCAATAACACTGTGGCCAATGTGACCAAAGCACAACTTACCCAAGCTTGCTTACTTGCCGCAGAGCAACAATCCGACCTTTGGATTGAATCTTACTAA
- a CDS encoding baseplate assembly protein, with protein MAQSEEVMMAFERLDLSQLPIPKVLKPLNFEQRLEALKQALLQKDSALQEVVNLESEPLTKLLEVMAYQGLTQQSMLNDAIEANLLASASGSDLDAIAARFNVARLGNEDDERLRARAQLAFDGLNTAGSAASYRFHALSVSNEICDVQVHSPRPCEIELTALSRIGKGTLSAELLNKLHVAFTPESSTQPEVSKVRPLGDRVTIKQPQILTFNIAAELEILPGPSPEVIVDSASTALDAYLTERRQLGRQITRAGISNALFLSGVENIRLESPSEDIIPLDIEVAYCQQMDLRVKVRGQDD; from the coding sequence ATGGCGCAAAGCGAGGAGGTGATGATGGCATTTGAGCGGTTGGACTTATCGCAGTTGCCCATTCCTAAAGTGTTAAAACCCTTAAACTTTGAGCAGCGTCTAGAAGCATTAAAGCAAGCATTGCTGCAAAAGGATAGCGCACTCCAAGAGGTAGTAAACTTGGAAAGTGAACCTCTGACTAAACTGTTAGAAGTCATGGCATATCAAGGGCTGACTCAGCAAAGTATGCTAAATGATGCAATAGAAGCGAACTTGCTCGCGAGTGCTTCAGGGAGTGACTTAGACGCAATCGCAGCGAGGTTTAATGTTGCAAGGCTTGGGAATGAGGATGATGAGCGCTTAAGAGCGAGAGCGCAACTGGCGTTTGATGGACTGAATACCGCAGGGAGCGCGGCCTCTTATCGCTTTCATGCATTGTCGGTGAGTAATGAGATTTGCGACGTGCAAGTTCATAGTCCGAGGCCATGTGAAATAGAACTAACCGCCTTGAGTCGAATAGGGAAAGGTACACTAAGCGCGGAGCTGCTGAATAAATTACACGTTGCCTTTACCCCTGAATCGTCAACTCAGCCTGAAGTCTCTAAAGTGAGACCGCTTGGCGATAGAGTTACAATCAAGCAGCCACAGATATTGACGTTTAACATTGCAGCGGAACTTGAAATTTTACCTGGCCCGTCGCCTGAGGTGATTGTGGACAGTGCCTCAACCGCGCTCGACGCTTACTTAACAGAAAGACGTCAGCTTGGTAGGCAGATCACGCGAGCGGGCATTAGCAACGCTTTGTTTTTGTCCGGTGTCGAGAACATCAGGTTGGAGTCGCCAAGTGAAGACATAATACCTCTAGATATTGAGGTGGCGTATTGTCAGCAAATGGATTTGCGGGTAAAGGTGAGGGGGCAGGATGACTAA
- a CDS encoding phage tail-collar fiber domain-containing protein: MSALTLQFTHAGLDALLSAQARGFKGQISHMAFGDAAYTPSQNQTELRSLKERVAIADSDYQDGESTSLKIAGKFDAPLEYAIREIGVYLDSGEVDANGEPELVLLGVYSKANTTLGYRTPDVKVLQWLTLSLAQLPSESIEVKLGVDNLNLIVDKELAEMTLTQLDTMHRQIKQEFRLQQQETALSELQQLLTSEVTRLDTTHAARLDNRVSAFHGLFNAELANVTTVQLDTMNRQTNQEIRLTNLEHQ, from the coding sequence ATGTCTGCACTAACGCTGCAGTTTACCCATGCGGGACTTGATGCCCTACTCAGCGCTCAAGCGCGAGGCTTTAAGGGGCAAATCAGCCATATGGCGTTTGGCGATGCCGCTTATACGCCATCACAAAATCAAACTGAGCTACGCAGCCTAAAAGAGCGTGTAGCGATTGCCGACAGCGACTATCAAGACGGTGAAAGTACGAGCCTTAAAATTGCAGGCAAATTCGACGCACCACTTGAATATGCCATCAGAGAAATTGGTGTTTATTTAGATAGCGGCGAAGTAGATGCAAATGGTGAGCCGGAGCTGGTTTTGCTGGGGGTTTACTCAAAAGCCAACACCACACTTGGCTACCGTACACCTGACGTTAAAGTACTACAGTGGTTAACGTTAAGTTTGGCTCAACTGCCTAGTGAGAGTATTGAGGTAAAGCTAGGGGTCGACAATCTTAATCTGATTGTTGACAAAGAGCTGGCCGAAATGACGCTAACGCAGCTAGATACGATGCATCGGCAAATCAAACAGGAATTTCGTTTGCAACAACAGGAAACCGCGCTAAGTGAGCTGCAACAATTGCTCACCAGTGAAGTGACACGATTAGATACAACACATGCCGCTCGACTAGATAATCGCGTATCAGCATTCCATGGCTTATTTAACGCAGAACTTGCCAACGTAACAACGGTACAGCTAGACACCATGAACCGCCAAACCAATCAAGAAATTAGATTAACCAATCTTGAGCATCAATAA
- a CDS encoding DUF4815 domain-containing protein produces MIKDYYQQFDPAKRYSQLLFRASKGLQSRELNDLQLQSQHHVKGIADVLMKDGDVVKGGEVVIDQAHAVATIGASSVYLQGAVHEVDTKQLAIALNKLEIVGVWLAKEVVTELEDSTLRDPAIGAHNFDEAGAARLKISGRWGLSDSLDYPNSDFFPVYQIDHGTLIVKQPPPQLDSITSALARYDRESNGGSYVVSGLNVSYRESTASHQHFNVQEGKAHINGYEIAFNTALPVTLPNDPDVREVINEPSRFSANAQGAMRVDLDFAPVQRIDQVTAEVKKRTSLTRGHAQTGQNTDPFDDDSVIEILQISQGGIEYQQGIDFIFTRNHISWRDGGNKPASGTSYDVVYTYRRLIEVDADETGFWLEQQLSEAEEMLENGLVVVDYHWFMPRIDLLMLTPNGQIERIKGAPDRINPQAPLVPHQHLGLAQVQQHWGSAPPHIQNIAIEAVQMTDLALMQQQISDLYQLLAIERLRNDTNAQSPASKYGVFVDPFLDDDMRDIGLGQSAAIVDGELMLPMAAEITQFSQPQVQTLPYELEDVLVQESRTGEMKINPYMAFEPLPADVTLTPSVDHWTQTQTQWTSPITRRLTRGGGRVRRVVEHTTTERVGVRRQQAEFLRTRWVNFAISGFDSGEQLDSLLFDGIEIISEVQA; encoded by the coding sequence ATGATAAAAGATTATTACCAGCAGTTTGATCCTGCAAAGCGTTACAGCCAGCTATTGTTTCGAGCGAGTAAAGGGTTGCAAAGTCGTGAACTTAACGACCTACAACTGCAGTCTCAGCACCATGTAAAAGGCATCGCTGATGTATTGATGAAAGATGGGGATGTGGTTAAGGGGGGCGAGGTGGTTATTGACCAAGCTCATGCCGTTGCAACCATTGGCGCATCCTCAGTATATTTACAGGGCGCGGTACATGAGGTCGACACCAAACAGCTAGCGATTGCGCTAAATAAACTCGAAATTGTCGGGGTGTGGTTAGCAAAGGAAGTGGTGACAGAGCTTGAAGATTCAACACTTAGAGATCCAGCCATTGGTGCACACAATTTTGACGAAGCGGGTGCCGCGCGACTGAAAATCTCGGGCCGTTGGGGATTGAGCGACAGCCTTGACTATCCCAATAGCGACTTTTTTCCCGTTTACCAAATCGATCATGGCACGCTTATAGTTAAACAGCCGCCGCCACAACTAGACTCAATTACCAGCGCACTTGCGCGTTACGACCGCGAGTCAAACGGCGGGAGTTATGTGGTGAGCGGGCTCAATGTTAGCTATCGAGAGAGCACGGCAAGCCACCAGCACTTTAATGTGCAAGAGGGAAAAGCGCATATCAATGGCTATGAAATAGCGTTTAACACCGCACTGCCCGTTACGCTGCCGAACGATCCCGATGTACGAGAGGTGATCAATGAGCCGAGCCGATTTAGCGCCAATGCCCAAGGCGCTATGCGAGTCGATTTAGACTTTGCACCGGTGCAGCGCATTGATCAGGTGACCGCAGAGGTGAAAAAGCGAACCTCTCTGACTCGAGGCCACGCGCAAACCGGCCAAAACACCGATCCCTTTGATGATGACTCTGTGATTGAAATTTTGCAGATCTCGCAAGGTGGCATTGAATATCAGCAAGGTATCGACTTTATCTTTACCCGTAACCATATTAGCTGGCGCGATGGTGGCAATAAGCCAGCTTCAGGCACGTCGTATGACGTGGTTTATACCTATCGCCGACTTATTGAAGTTGATGCCGACGAAACCGGATTTTGGCTCGAGCAACAGTTAAGCGAGGCTGAGGAAATGCTCGAAAATGGCCTTGTGGTTGTCGATTATCACTGGTTTATGCCACGTATCGACCTGCTCATGCTTACCCCCAATGGCCAGATTGAGCGGATCAAAGGTGCACCCGACAGAATCAACCCGCAAGCGCCTTTAGTGCCTCATCAACATCTGGGGCTTGCCCAAGTGCAGCAACACTGGGGGAGTGCGCCACCGCATATCCAAAATATTGCGATTGAAGCGGTACAAATGACAGATCTTGCGTTGATGCAACAGCAGATCTCTGATTTATACCAATTGTTGGCCATTGAACGCCTACGTAACGATACCAATGCCCAGTCACCTGCGAGCAAATACGGCGTGTTTGTTGACCCGTTTTTAGATGACGATATGCGCGATATTGGACTTGGACAAAGCGCAGCTATTGTGGATGGCGAACTCATGCTGCCAATGGCCGCAGAAATAACTCAGTTTTCACAACCACAAGTCCAAACATTACCTTACGAACTCGAGGACGTCTTAGTACAAGAAAGCCGTACTGGGGAGATGAAAATTAATCCTTATATGGCATTTGAACCACTGCCTGCGGATGTCACGTTAACCCCAAGTGTTGACCATTGGACACAAACCCAGACTCAGTGGACAAGCCCTATTACACGCCGCTTAACCCGTGGTGGTGGGCGCGTGCGTCGTGTTGTTGAACATACCACGACAGAACGAGTTGGTGTGCGCCGTCAGCAAGCCGAGTTCTTGCGCACTCGTTGGGTCAACTTTGCTATTTCTGGGTTTGATTCAGGTGAGCAATTGGACTCACTATTATTCGATGGCATTGAAATTATTTCAGAGGTGCAAGCATGA